The genomic window ATATGTTCGATTTTTCCACGTTTGAAGAACTTCATGATGGCTAACAACAGCCTCACAGGTTGTATTCCTCCTTGTTTTGGGAATATGAGCTCTCTCGAATACTTGGATCTTTCCAACAATCACATGTCTTGTGAACTGCTTGAGCATAATTTGCCAACAGTAGGCTCCTCGTTGTGGTCCTTAAAGCTGTCCAATAACAATTTCAAAGGGCGATTACCACTCTCTGTGTTCAACATGACTAGCCTAGAGTACCTCTTTCTCGATGGAAACAAATTTGCAGGACAAGTATCGGGTACCTTTTCTCTTGCATCATCATTTTCGTGGTTTGATATCAGTAACAATCTTTTGTCAGGCATGCTTCCAAGGGGAATTGGGAACTCTTCAATATACCGCTTTCAGGCAATTGATTTGTCCAGAAATCATTTTGAAGGTACCATTCcaaaagaatatttcaattcttATTGGCTTGAATTTTTAGATCTTTCTGAAAACAATCTGTCTGGGTCTTTGCCGTTGGGCTTCCTTGCACCACATTTACGCCATGTCCACCTATACGGAAATCGATTGACCGGTCCACTGCCAAATGCTTTTTATAACATCTCTTCTTTGGTGACATTAGATCTCGGCTATAACAACTTAACTGGGCCAATTCCAAACTGGATTGCTAGCCTTTCGGAATTGAGTATTCTTCTTCTGAAATCTAATCAATTCAATGGGGAACTTCCTGTTCAGTTATGCTTGTTAAGGAAATTAAGCATATTGGATCtttcagaaaataatttttctggtCTGTTACCCTCATGTTTGAGCAATTTAGATTTTACGGAATCATATGAAAAAACTTTGGTTCACACTAGTACGGAGTCACGAGATGATGGAAGCCGGAAAGAAATATTTGCATCCATAGGGGGAAGAGAATTGGGGAACGaaggtttttatctttttgataaaattttgtgGCCAGAGATCAGTGTAAAAATATCCGTAGAGCttacatcaaagaaaaatttctaCACTTACGAAGGCGATATCCTTCGTTACATGTCTGTTATGGATCTTTCTTGTAACAGATTCACTGGAGAAATCCCGACAGAGTGGGGAAACTTAAGTGGGATATATGCTCTAAATCTgtcacaaaataattttaatggatTGATCCCTCCATCTTTCTCCAATCTGAAGCAGATAGAAAGCTTGGATCTTTCTCACAACAACTTGAATGGGAGAATTCCTGCACAACTCGTTGAACTGACCTTTCTAGCAGTTTTCAACGTGTCGTACAATAAATTGTCAGGAAGAACACCGGAGATGAAAAATCAATTTGCTACCTTTGATGAGAGCAGTTATAAAGGGAATCCTCTTCTTTGTGGACCTCCATTGCAAAACAGTTGCGACAAAACAGAATCACCATCCGCGAGAGTGCCTAACGATTCCAATGGAGATGGTGGCTTCATAGACATGTACAGTTTCTATGCCAGCTTCGGTGTGTGTTACATAATTGTGGTGTTGACAATTGCAGCAGTACTGTGCATAAATCCGGATTGGCGACGCAGGTGGTTTTATTTCATTGAAGAATGCATGGACACTTGCTACTGCTTTTTGGCTATTAACTTTCCCAAGTTGTCCAGATTCAGAAGGTGATTGGATCTTATCAGGAGTGTATGGGCTACTTTCTGAATTTGTTGTAATCCTCTGTGGAGAAGTAGTCGCATTCCAAATCAATGGTTGCTCACTGCATGTTTAGCAATTTGCCTGTGAGAAGTGTTCTGTGGAAGTGTTCTTGTTGCTTAGCCTTTCTGTTTTGATGAGACTTGTGTTTGTCCTTGTGCTTGTATCAGTAATTGTTTGTATCAGTTATGTTGTGCTGAGCAACCAACTTGGCTTCTTGTAATACGGGATTTATTCATAAGAAATAGTTTGCAGTATCgtattttctcaaataaaaaatagtttctcTTATTCCTGTTGTTTCTTTGGCCTGTGgccttctcttttttaaaaactggAGCAATTTAAAATACCACAGTATACTTTCAATGAGGACAATATTGATGAGCACATTCATTTTCTGCCAtctcttgatattttattttaaaaattaatttggagtGCTCAGAGGCTACGAGCATTAAACATTGCATAAACAATTGCAACTGTTTTGCAGTGATTGATTTCCATAAGTTTTCCAGCTTGAGATGGTCGGAGGATCTTAACTTGAAGCTTCGGTAACAAAACTCTAAGCAGTTCCGGCTTCCTTAATTACTCTCTCCAGATGTATCTTCTTCTAGTAGAACTCCAGCTTTCTGACCTCCAAGATGGAACTCTATCAGCATTTTTGTTCCTGATTTTTTTCCTAGAAGGACTTCCTTCGAGCAGCAGCTGGGGCTTGATATAAATTATGAATGTAATCCAACAACAGGTTTTTTATCTGTTTGACCCCTTGTCCCAAGAACTGAAAATGCTTTTTGCAGATGAAGCCCATTTGTTTCAAAAAGCTCATGATTATGTGGAGAGCATGACATCAGTTTACAGTACACACCGAACATAAAGTTGTATACCGTTACAAATTAAgagttgattttgatatttctaGCTCGACTTTTTCATCCATGGCTTTGAATTTTCTAAAGATATCAGTTTACATAGAGTGCTCTGGTGTGTGTTCTATTATCATTTATGTTTAATTGCTTCATGAGCCTGTCTTGATGCTTTAAAGCTCTGTATTGGCATTTAGCACATTCAATAGGACACTGGTTGATGGGTGCTCGTTTCTTGCGAATGCAGCAGCATGTATCTGAtatgcttcaatttttttgaaaatcatggTGTTTCAGCACACCATTCTCCTCCATTGAACTAGCTTGTTAAGTTTAATACTACTTATTGTCTTGGAATTGTGCTTCAGCACTTTTAACTTTAATAATGTAATGTCACTGGGAGGAAACCTGGCAAAGTTATTTCGCTTTGCAGGAGACCGAACAATTAATTCAGATGAACTGCATTGTAAGATTAGGTTTATCTTAGATGAACTGCATTGTAAAGCCTTTCTGAGCCGCCACCTTTTTTCCCCTTTGAAATGCCTCTGCATTGGTCTTCTTTGGGGGTCAATCGGTTATCTTTCCTCTAGTTTTTTCTTCCACGATGTCAATCAGCCATGACAAGTGTATTTTACATTTTCTGTAACTGAATTCCATAGATAAACACACTTCACTTATTTTttcgtaacaaaaaaaaaaaaagaggtaaccGTGACTTGAAGTCATTGTACCGATCACCTTTTCCACTGAGTTTGGTAACTATGTGAGATTACTGCTGTCGCAATGTGAGAGTAATCCAACTGGAAAAACCTCTTCTTGATAGCAAGTACGCAATGATTTCATTAAGATAATAATGGGCTTAGAGCTGACATTGTTTGAAAGAGCAAAAGCCTAAGAAGGCCTGCTAAGGAGACAAGCTCATCCAGCCTTGAGTGTATATATAGAGATATTCAAGTCCAGCCCAGATGAAATTAACTCAGGAGGCCAGGAAATTCAAACCCAATGAGAAGCTTAGATGGCCGAACCTTATATGCAAAACAAGGAGGCCGTGAAAAGCAGAAGAGACCATCAATTTCTGCTCTCTCTTCATATTTATATCTTCCACCAAATCTGAGTTTGCTCACAATCTGTTCGACAATGTTAGATTTATTTCTGAAATCTTaagattttcttgtttaattttgtgtttcctcttaatttaataaaaatgtaCATGGTTTTATTACTACAATGATGAGAATCAATAGAGTCTTGCATTTGAAATTAGACCCTACAATCTAACCTCTTAATTAGCTGTTGAGATTGttacataacaaaatagaaCAATCCCCTGTTTCATGATGTTCTTGGATCCTTTCTCCTCTAAATTATCCATTAATTGTGCTTTTATTCAAGTTGAATTTGAGCTCTTGGATTGTTAGGGTGGCATCGTGTTCCAACATGCTATAATTTCTTCCGCAAGGAAATCACTATACAATTCAGGCGTACACGACGTTCACGTTTCAACTCAACAattatgtcttcttcttttcatcatGACTATCAATTTTCTGAAACGGCATTGTTGAAATCACGACATCCCACTTTTGactattttataaattcattgTTTACACTCAATGGAGCTTAATGGCAATTAATGGTGAGTtcattaacattttaattttgatttgatgatgAAGTGGCAGCTAATCTCTTTAACTCCCAAGCAATAAGGCCTACTTAAATTGACTTGGAGTTAAAAACTTTTTGCTTAAGAACAAAGTCCCCTAATTACCTTGACTCCAATGTCAAGgtctcattaattaatttaatttttatatataatgtattCAGTTCTTATTTTAGATATAATATAGCAAAGAAAATTCATTGatacaaataaatttcattGCCTAATTAAGTTTGATGTGGTATGTTTGGCTGATGAGTTGATTGGCTagcttaaataataaaaaaaaaatccaaaaaacaagtttaaaaaatgcACCACAAAATGGAACACCGCAAGTCAAGCATCGGCGTCCACGACATTTTACGCTTTAATTCTAACATGTAACACGTTACAAATGCATTTATATTAGATGAAGCGTGTGTACCATGATTTATGTGTACGTGTTGTTTGGTACGTATgttttctgcttcttctttttttagttttaccttttttttctttaattagattagcattgttttatttaataatctaATAGACTcaagtcttgtttttttttaattttttaattatttattgttattgttttttatatatattatttaaattattcctTGAACGAATAACttgaaacttgaatttttattaacctgtcactttttttaaataaaaaaattaaattgttcaaCCTGGCAAAGCACGGAGAACATATCTATGaaaccattatcttcttgttcATTATCTGCAATTGCGAGTTTGTTTCACTGCAACTTCGCAACGGAGGTccacaaagaaaaacaagtgaAAGTGGGTGATcaaatttctttaaaagatGACAGTCATTTCCTGATACTGGTTGAATCCTAGCTTTAATCATGCTCcgacaagagttttttttaaattaaaaggtcGTGAGGAGACCACCAGTTTCTATAAGGAAATCACCAAGAAATTACTGCTTGCtggtattttaaaatcaaaatggcAGACCTCAAGTCAAGCATATGCGTACAAATGGCTGCCCCATTCAAGGTTTCTTTAGATAATTGATCACAAACAAAAGgtgaaaaatcattaatatcaaattaaatcaaaccaaaaaattcTTGTAATTATGCAGGAAACTGTTTCTCTAAGATTTGCTTATAAAAATCCATATTGAGATTAAACTGGGTCCTGCATGCGTTCTCGAAAGCTGACAATATTGTATGtggagtatttttatttttcttttataataatcaagTGGATATATCATTAAAGCTAGTGCCAGTAGGAAGATGGCAAGCTACAAATGAGAAGCAGATTTCTCTGAAAAAATATCGCGAGGAGACCAGTACCGATGTCCATTAGGAAATCACCAGGAAATTACTGCTTCCGCGAATGGCACGTCTGCGTACAACACATTTTATGCTTTAGAAGAAGTGGAATATCCTTCTTCTGGTCAATGCAAATTGTTTAGTGAAgttttaaattgaacaaaagcaattattttcttatctctTGTGTAATATCTTCCACAGATCAGATCAATTGAGAGACAATGTGGTTTGTTAAactaaaaacacccaaaaataaatacagtaaaattatatattttttttttacaaagtctGCGAAGTTATCACTGGAAAATCAATTGAGGACAGTGTGAAAGCATATTTTAAGGTGGTAAACGCAATAGTAGCCAAGGAAGACATAAGACATATGTGATTAAATGAAGCGAAATCCATAAAAccacaataaaattagataatattacaataaataaataaatatatatcaagAAACACGTTGATCTGTGCCATGGTGCAGGCCCTGGCTAGTTAACATTAACCGTCAGCACCGTCCGTTGATCAAATGCATGAAGAGTCAATTTAATAGTCATCAAGActttgataccatatcaaagaatcaattcaacctaatagcttaaactaatatcaaagaatcatctcaactcaatagcttaagctgttatgTGAGGTCtgaagatatgatttatattattatctaacacatcccctcaagtgaaaactctttgagcttgaaatttgcacaaactcacattatcttgtgcttaaatttaatcaaataaataaggataatgagatttgaactcataaccacttggtcatcaagactctgataccatgtcaaaaaatgaattcaatccaaaaacttaagtttttagatgagatttcagggtataatttatattattctctaacagtttgaaagaagagagaattaGTCCCTTAGAGATAAAACCTTGGTTCGATCATGCAGGTGCTCGGTCCTATAAGCTAGAAGGTTGGGATAAAGAGCATTTTAATGGTTGGTTTTGTCTTGGTTGCATTGAACCTTTCCATATTGGTGTCAATATGATAAACACAATTATTAATGTACTTCACAATTTTGACCAGTCTCTTGCTCCACACATTATGACGTTTTATCCTTTGAATTTGCATTCCTTTCACGTTAAAAACACACATCTTTCACATTTACCTTTCTTTAGTTTCTGGGAATGCAAAACCACATCATTCTTTTACAATGTCATATATATCACATTCATTTATGACTCAATCTTTTGCATTCACCTCTTTTTTATTGACAGCTGCCACTAATCACATTTTAATCATCTCTACTATATTCCACTTAATTACTTACATCTTTATTTAACTACACCATGTTATGCTATGAAacttggcggtttctgaaaactttttacgaaattaaaaatttaaattaaatattactgatggaattaccgacggaataattaaaaaatattaatattcaattatccgtcagtaaatccgtcgctaacgtgccccaataaaaagtctgaatccccttatttcacaataGACAAActtatttcttattcttcttattcttattcttcttcttcttcttcttcttcactatatgtaaaaaacataaatatctatttctttctcttcttttctctcctcatctccttctcttttcctccatgctcgggtatgtcttcttcttctttcttcttttatcctcttagttttttttttttaattaatatgctttacgaaatttgttttctctcattagcttcacttgcaactacattaaggtaagatttttcttttttcttcttttttcatgatttgtttcactatatttgtttttttattttatttttaattgttttttttttttaataattgtataaatgttattgtgagatttgtttttcatatgagatcaatttttagttgatttatttataggattttaaatttttagcaattgcaacttcatttttttagttgaatttatttttttgttttatttatttgttgcaaatttgtttgagttgattttcttattcttttttccaagcattttgagtatatattatagagtgttgatttctgttaatttaattattttataattttataaaatgcttttttaaaaaatgtttttaaataattaccaacggaattaccgatggaataaaaaaaatattattaccgacgcgtctgttctgtcagtaaatccgtcggcaacaatatttttttattaccaatggatttaccaatggacaaaaaattaccgatgaaagattcaccgacggagaaTTTTCGTCGATGATTTTgttagtaaattaattaccgatggaatatgtgtcttacgccgaCAGAAAAATTCTGTcagtaaaactattaaatatcatttatgGCACCATTGCCATCTAAGCCCTCCAAGCATAGCTCCTTAATTCAACATATAACTACTTGCTTTTTGTTTATTCTAAGAATGTCAAACTAGCTTTTCCATGTAGATTTTGGAACTACAATCAAACCATTTTCGTAGAACAACCATTTCGCTTGCTATTCCATCAAGTTTATGTTTGATAATCActcatttctttccctttaacAATTCCCCTCCAAGAACAAAATtagttaatggaaaaaaaaatgtttgattagTACCCTATTTGGCTTGTAATCTTTTTGTTAAAGGGTTTTTTGGTTTAAGGGTATGTTTGACAAACATCTTCATAGGCCTGTTTTTGcagttttatttcaagaaataatgagtttttgtcaaacaaagcttaagaaaataataaaaaaataaaaaatatatattttttttgcatttagccaaaaattctataattatttgagcatttctttttttttaaaaaaaatatctaagataTCAtggcatgttttaaaaaagatattgcatggattttacaaaaaatttgtaaaattccaaGGGATTTTgacctatattttaaaaatattaaaaaattatttttgacaagaaaatattattcactttaatataaggataaaaaacctaaaaaggttaatatccaaaatattattaggaataataatttattattactcactttaatataaggataaaaaacctgTATGaggttaatatctaaaatattattgaaaataatacaACCCATTCACttctaatataaggataaaaactaCAAGGAATTTTgtctgaaatattatttgaaatgacGCAGTAGCAAAAATTTTAATGTTACACCGAAAAAAGcctcaataataattaaagacatTTCAGGATTTGACTTAGAAAATCATGGTTTGTTCATTGTAGCAAACTTACATAAACCTTctcattgtttattttcaaaaataaaaatatgatggaTTTTGACTCTTTTGGCTTTTGGTATATAGGCTCAATGACCattttatttggtattataTAATGTATCTATAAAGGAAATATTATATGTAtactatataggaaatattatagTCATACTCTTGTGTTGTAAtctccaccattactattgtatattgccctacacatatatatagaaagggttggctaacCAATAGATAATTAAGTCTCCTAATTATTCTCCACTTTTGAGCTAAGTTTTTAATGAACTTGATAAACTTATTATCTAGcccaaaaatacatgcaaataaaaacacatatatttttttattccaatgccaaaaacacaaatatatttttttagtgttaaaacatgcaaaatgatttttttatgctaaatataatatttaccaaaagaaaaaataaattatgcaaaagatacatttttttaggattttgttttgctttgccataatgcaaattttaaaaaatgattaataaaaatgttttatgatatttttttttttgtttttcatgttattgtTCCACCACATGCTCAAAACTAAAATCCATGCAGCACACACCACTTTTATAGATGGAATTAGAGCATGTGTGTTTAGAAAGGGAGAAACTCCAAGAGAGAGTGGATGGACAAGTGAcattcaaagaagaaaaaaggaaggtGCAAGATAATAGAGTCCAACAAGAAAATTAGAACTTTACACCAAGAGAATGATAGAAGAAGTTAAGAAAGGTTAAGTGCAAGTCGACAACTTCTTGCACAAGAGATGGTGTGGTGCAGTAAAAATCACAcatgatgaaaagaaaagagagctcCTCTTTAAAAATCACACATGATATATATGGCCAAAGAGCCATGATGAAGAATGCAACGACAGCCACTAGACAAGAAAAATAGCCTAGATGAGTCATGCTTAAGCAAATATAATTgttgaagaaaagaagattgaagagatgcaagatttcaaaattcaagggtagtgttgaaattaattttgaaatcaaagtATTCTTTTAGATCTTCTAGAGACATGTTTAACTATTAAAGATGTGTTTATCATTTGAGTCTCTTGATTTATCCCTACACTACACTAGTATAAATACATGTATTGAGAATATTGTATTATAAGTTGAAGTCTACATGGACTTCTTGAGATCTTTTAGAAGAGTAATATGATATGAAAGAGATATGTTTCCACCATGCTTCCCTTCCTACCTTCTCCCCTAGTTATTTCTAACAAAATAGACCCTACAATCTAACCTCTTAGCTGTTGAGTTTGTTAAGCAACAAAATAGGACAGTCCCCTGTTTCATGATGTGTTCTAGATGTTTTTGCATCCTTTGTCCTCTTAATTAGCCTTCtctgatatttttattgaagatgAATTTTAACTCTTGGATTGTTAGAATAGGTTCCGAGCTGTGAAAACATTGGTGATGGCCATTATTTTCCAACATGTCGTAATGTTTTCCACGAATCCAAACTTAATCATGCACTAACAAGGGTTCTTTAGAAACAGAGTGAGGAGCACTAGAGACCTTAAGGAAATCATTAGGAAATTACTGGTTGGTGCTAAGCAACCGCATTAGTTCCACCATCATTTATTCAtcaccaaatataaaaattagaatGTCACTACACAAT from Populus trichocarpa isolate Nisqually-1 chromosome 5, P.trichocarpa_v4.1, whole genome shotgun sequence includes these protein-coding regions:
- the LOC18098576 gene encoding receptor-like protein 9a — protein: MKMRQMWVCMLLMALAFVNERCHCCLEEERISLLEIKAWFSHAGAGSHELEGWDKGHFNCCNWDMVVCDNTTNRVIKLYLSFVNSDAVEDLDLNASLFLPFKELENLDLSGNQLVGGLKNQGFQVLASGLRNLKELYLNDNKFNDSILTSLSGFSTLKSLYLSNNRFTVTIDLKGFQVLASGLRNLEQLDLSYNKLNDSVLSSLSGFSTLKFLDLSNNRFTGSTGLNGLRKLETLYLDSTDFKESILIESLGALPSLKTLHARYSRFTHFGKGWCELKNLEHLFLSGNNLKGVLPPCFGNLSSLQILDLSYNQLEGNIAFSHISHLTQLEYLSVSNNYFQVPISFGSFMNHSNLKFFECDNNELIAAPSFQPLVPKFRLRVFSASNCTPKPLEAGFPNFLQSQYDLVFVDLSHNKFVGEPFPSWLFENNTKLNRLYLRDTSFIGPLQLPQHPTPNLQTVDMSGNSIHGQLARNICSIFPRLKNFMMANNSLTGCIPPCFGNMSSLEYLDLSNNHMSCELLEHNLPTVGSSLWSLKLSNNNFKGRLPLSVFNMTSLEYLFLDGNKFAGQVSGTFSLASSFSWFDISNNLLSGMLPRGIGNSSIYRFQAIDLSRNHFEGTIPKEYFNSYWLEFLDLSENNLSGSLPLGFLAPHLRHVHLYGNRLTGPLPNAFYNISSLVTLDLGYNNLTGPIPNWIASLSELSILLLKSNQFNGELPVQLCLLRKLSILDLSENNFSGLLPSCLSNLDFTESYEKTLVHTSTESRDDGSRKEIFASIGGRELGNEGFYLFDKILWPEISVKISVELTSKKNFYTYEGDILRYMSVMDLSCNRFTGEIPTEWGNLSGIYALNLSQNNFNGLIPPSFSNLKQIESLDLSHNNLNGRIPAQLVELTFLAVFNVSYNKLSGRTPEMKNQFATFDESSYKGNPLLCGPPLQNSCDKTESPSARVPNDSNGDGGFIDMYSFYASFGVCYIIVVLTIAAVLCINPDWRRRWFYFIEECIDTCYCLLAINFRKLSRFRR